The Atribacterota bacterium DNA window GTTTCCCCGCCTCCAAAAGTGGCGTCGAGAAAGCGAAAATGATGAACGTGCGGTGCAGTGGGCCATGGAGGTGACGCACACCTGGCTTTTTGCTGAGCAGAGCTTTTCAGAGCTCTCCGGTGGCGAAAAACAACGGGTGATGATTGCTCGAGCCTTGGCTCAAGAACCGGAGCTGCTTCTTCTTGATGAACCAACCAGCCATTTGGACGTTTTGCATCAGCTTGAGGTGATGCAAATTCTCTTGCATTTACGGGAACAGGGAATTACCATTCTGGGAGTTTTTCACGATGTGAACCTGGTGGCACAGTTCTGTCACGAAGTGCTTCTCCTCAAAAAGGGTTCTGTTTTAGAATTTGGACTTGTAGAACGGGTTATGACTCGGGAAAAAATGACTGAACTTCTGGGGGTCGAATTTCTGGATAGCATGCATCCAGTTTCATTGCGTCCTTTCTTTATGCCGCTTGAGATTCGGAGAAAAAAATCGAAGGGAATTCAAGTACACCTTATCTGTGGTGGGGGCCAGGGTGTACCCTTCATGAAAAGACTCCTGGAGGAAGGTTTTGCTCTGAGCGTGGGCATCGTCAACCGGCTGGACTCCGATGAAGAATTCGCCACCCAATGTCAAATACCGGTGGTTCAGGAAGCACCTTTTTCTCCTTTTACCCGGGAGACGCTGCAAAGAGCAGAAAAGCTGGCAAGTAATGCCCATTTCGTCTTGGTGGTGCCAACCTACTGGGGACAAGGAAACCTGCTCAATCTGGAACTGGCACACACTCTTTTACGGGAAGGCAAAAGCGTATTGCTCTTTAAAGCTGGTTTTGACTCAAAATTTGACTATACTGGGGGGGAGGCCATTAGCAAACTAACGGTACTGCAAAAGCAGGGTGCCCGGGTTATCAACGATGTGGATGAATTTCTCGTGATGGTTCAGGATGGGTAAAAGAGGATCCGTTCATGTTCGAAGGGAGGTGTATGGTATAATTGAAGAAAGCGAGGTGAAAAAGGATGAAGTCCGTCTTTGGGAAAACGCTGGTGGCGTTGTTTCTGGTGGTGCTTTTGGGAATGAGTTCTTTTGGTTTCACGCAACCTCGAGTCTTCCTGCGTTTTAACTTGAGCCCCCAGATTTATATTTCTATTCCCCGCTCCCCTCAGGTGACCCTTTCTGTGGATAGGGGAGAAGGAGCAAATTACTTTGTGGGTGACCGAATCCTTGTGACTTATCGAACCACACGGGAAGGGTACGTCAATCTAATCGATTACCTCCCCAATGGAGATGTACGGGTGCTTTTGCGGAACGTCCAGGTTCGGGGTGGAGTTACCGGTGAGTACTCGGGGATCGTTTCCGGTCCAGGTGGTACCGACAGACTCGTTATTCTCTTTACTCCCAACCCGGTGGATGGGATTAAGCTTGAAGATTTTGTTCAGGCACCACATCAAGGGGATCGGATTTTTGGTGGACGGTACGCCACCGATAGGGTTTCGTTTAACGTTGTGGCGAGGCTGGAGAGCACAGTCATTACCATTGAACCGGAGGTGGTGACTGTGGGAGCTTCCCGATCCCTGATTTTTACCGCCACGTTGCGTACTGCAAGTGGAAGGGTCCTTGAAGGGAGGGAGTTGTTCTGGTCAGTGAGTGATGGACGAGTCAGCTCCACACGGACCGTGACGGATTTGCAAGGTCAATCACGAAACACGTTTTATGCTCCTTCGTTTACGGGAACTGTAACTTTGCAGGTGGACTTTGCTGGTGATGTTCGTCTGGCGCCCGCGCAGACTGTGGCAACCATTGAAGTTGGTTTGAGACCTTCTCCGGTTAACCTTACTGTGACCCCTTCCTCTTTTACGGTAGATTCAGGTGGGTCGCTTAAGTTTACGGCTACCCTCCGGGACCAGGATGGAAGGCCAATTTCCTCTCAGGTTCTTCGGTGGACAGCAAATACCGGGAGTTTTAATACCCGCTCCACCACCACCGATTCTTCGGGAAAAGCCTCGGTGACCTACTATGCCCCGACGGTGGGAGAAGTCACACCGGTAGAAATCACCGTCGATTTTCCGGGGACAAAACAATTTGA harbors:
- a CDS encoding ABC transporter ATP-binding protein: MSQYLSVENLGFRYDTAKVLCDVSFALAKGAFMGIIGPNGSGKSTLLHLLAGVLPLQEGKIILAGQDSQRYSRVEWARKVAIVFQEIPPRVNLSCLEVVMMGRFPRLQKWRRESENDERAVQWAMEVTHTWLFAEQSFSELSGGEKQRVMIARALAQEPELLLLDEPTSHLDVLHQLEVMQILLHLREQGITILGVFHDVNLVAQFCHEVLLLKKGSVLEFGLVERVMTREKMTELLGVEFLDSMHPVSLRPFFMPLEIRRKKSKGIQVHLICGGGQGVPFMKRLLEEGFALSVGIVNRLDSDEEFATQCQIPVVQEAPFSPFTRETLQRAEKLASNAHFVLVVPTYWGQGNLLNLELAHTLLREGKSVLLFKAGFDSKFDYTGGEAISKLTVLQKQGARVINDVDEFLVMVQDG
- a CDS encoding Ig-like domain-containing protein; the protein is MKSVFGKTLVALFLVVLLGMSSFGFTQPRVFLRFNLSPQIYISIPRSPQVTLSVDRGEGANYFVGDRILVTYRTTREGYVNLIDYLPNGDVRVLLRNVQVRGGVTGEYSGIVSGPGGTDRLVILFTPNPVDGIKLEDFVQAPHQGDRIFGGRYATDRVSFNVVARLESTVITIEPEVVTVGASRSLIFTATLRTASGRVLEGRELFWSVSDGRVSSTRTVTDLQGQSRNTFYAPSFTGTVTLQVDFAGDVRLAPAQTVATIEVGLRPSPVNLTVTPSSFTVDSGGSLKFTATLRDQDGRPISSQVLRWTANTGSFNTRSTTTDSSGKASVTYYAPTVGEVTPVEITVDFPGTKQFDAASFVVSGEVVPIVSYALSSTLFYVDFGGDKVRHNGDNLRYKGNLVSGFGVNEASFLEMRTRSDTVDFTFSPGGFPVKGCLLLWIQGDPGARVRVLLNGKNLGAFPVEEETLSPDGEQRIIVMQKDFVEGQNRLRIEIDVPNRSIRLQKMAIVL